In Polaribacter sp. Hel_I_88, the following proteins share a genomic window:
- the fumC gene encoding class II fumarate hydratase: MTKYRIEKDTMGNVNVPADKYWGAQTERSRNNFKIGAASSMPLEIVYGFAYLKKAAAYTNCELGVLSSEKRDLIAQVCDEILAGKHDDQFPLVIWQTGSGTQSNMNVNEVIANRAHEIAGKTIGEGDKTIQPNDDVNKSQSSNDTFPTGMHIAAYKKIVENTIPGITQLRDTLKAKSEAFADVVKIGRTHLMDATPLTLGQEFSGYVSQLNFGLKALDNTLEHLSQLALGGTAVGTGLNTPKGYDVLVAKYIAEFTGMPFITAENKFEALAAHDALVETHGALKQIAVSLNKIANDIRMMASGPRSGIGEIIIPANEPGSSIMPGKVNPTQAEAITMVCAQVMGNDVAVTVGGTQGHYELNVFKPMMAANVLESAQLIGDACRSFDENCAAGIEPNRTRITELVNNSLMLVTALNTKIGYYKAAEIANTAHENGTTLKHEAVRLGYVTPEEYDAWVKPEEMTGSLK; encoded by the coding sequence ATGACAAAATACAGAATAGAAAAAGACACAATGGGTAACGTAAATGTGCCAGCAGATAAATATTGGGGAGCACAAACAGAACGTTCTAGAAATAATTTTAAAATTGGTGCAGCAAGTTCTATGCCTTTAGAAATTGTATATGGTTTTGCGTATCTAAAAAAAGCAGCTGCATATACAAATTGTGAATTGGGTGTTTTATCATCAGAAAAAAGAGATTTAATTGCACAAGTTTGTGATGAAATCTTAGCTGGTAAACATGATGATCAATTTCCTTTGGTAATTTGGCAAACAGGTTCAGGTACGCAATCTAACATGAATGTGAATGAAGTGATTGCAAACAGAGCTCATGAAATTGCTGGAAAAACAATTGGTGAAGGAGATAAAACCATTCAACCAAATGATGATGTAAATAAATCTCAATCATCAAATGATACTTTTCCAACAGGAATGCACATTGCAGCTTACAAGAAAATTGTAGAAAATACAATTCCTGGAATTACGCAATTAAGAGATACCTTAAAAGCAAAATCAGAGGCATTTGCTGATGTTGTAAAAATAGGACGTACGCATTTAATGGATGCTACTCCCCTAACCTTAGGTCAAGAATTTTCTGGGTATGTTTCTCAATTAAACTTTGGTTTAAAAGCACTAGATAACACGTTAGAGCATTTAAGTCAATTAGCGTTAGGAGGAACTGCAGTTGGTACAGGTTTAAATACGCCAAAAGGGTATGATGTTTTAGTGGCAAAATATATTGCAGAATTTACAGGAATGCCATTCATAACAGCAGAAAATAAATTTGAAGCGTTAGCTGCTCATGATGCTTTAGTTGAAACGCATGGAGCCTTAAAACAAATAGCAGTTTCATTAAATAAAATTGCAAACGATATTAGAATGATGGCTTCTGGACCAAGATCTGGAATTGGAGAAATTATTATTCCTGCAAACGAACCTGGTTCATCTATTATGCCTGGAAAAGTAAATCCTACACAAGCAGAAGCTATTACAATGGTTTGCGCACAAGTTATGGGTAATGATGTTGCTGTTACAGTTGGTGGCACTCAAGGGCATTATGAATTAAACGTTTTTAAACCAATGATGGCTGCAAACGTGTTAGAATCTGCGCAATTAATTGGAGATGCTTGTAGATCTTTTGATGAAAATTGTGCTGCTGGTATTGAACCAAACAGAACTAGAATTACAGAGTTGGTGAACAATTCCTTAATGTTAGTAACTGCTTTAAATACCAAAATTGGGTATTATAAAGCTGCAGAAATTGCAAACACTGCTCATGAAAATGGAACAACTTTAAAACATGAAGCTGTACGTTTAGGGTACGTTACTCCAGAAGAATATGATGCTTGGGTAAAACCAGAAGAAATGACAGGAAGTTTGAAATAG
- a CDS encoding nucleoside deaminase has protein sequence MSKHKEFMSEAVKAALKGMSNNEGGPFGCIVVKDGEIIGRGNNKVTSTNDPTAHAEVTAIRDACKNVGSFQLDGCIIYTSCEPCPMCLGAIYWARPDKVYYGSNQQDAADIGFDDEFIYKEIPLPYEKRSIPFEQVGREIALEPFQKWSEKRDKIEY, from the coding sequence ATGAGTAAACACAAAGAATTTATGAGTGAAGCAGTAAAGGCTGCTTTAAAAGGAATGAGTAATAATGAAGGAGGTCCTTTTGGATGTATCGTTGTAAAAGATGGAGAAATTATTGGTCGTGGAAATAACAAAGTTACATCTACAAACGATCCTACAGCACATGCAGAAGTTACTGCTATTAGAGATGCTTGTAAAAATGTTGGCTCTTTTCAGTTAGATGGTTGTATAATTTATACTTCTTGCGAACCTTGTCCTATGTGTTTAGGCGCAATTTATTGGGCAAGACCAGACAAAGTGTATTATGGAAGCAATCAACAAGATGCAGCAGATATTGGTTTTGATGACGAATTTATTTACAAAGAAATTCCATTGCCTTACGAAAAAAGAAGCATTCCTTTTGAACAAGTTGGACGAGAAATTGCTCTAGAACCTTTTCAAAAATGGTCTGAAAAACGAGACAAAATTGAATATTAA
- a CDS encoding alpha/beta hydrolase gives MTLTDFTPIIETIEEAYEIPHLNATRRISALLPHDYYKTDKRYPVLYLQDGQNLFNPMSQYGDWAIDKSLAKLAEHGEADIIIIAINHGEKERINEYLPYYHPRFGQGKGTFYIQFMTEKLIPYINEKYRTLTDFENTGIGGSSMGGLISLHAGLSNPGTFGKLMIFSPSLWISRKIYKSTNSFAPLEKAKIYLYSGGKESEEHLPNAIELGNIINQKMGKGHQIDFHFSINDEGNHSEVHWRKEFPKAIQWLFYNK, from the coding sequence ATGACGTTGACAGATTTTACCCCAATTATCGAAACCATAGAAGAAGCGTATGAAATTCCACATTTAAACGCCACAAGAAGAATTTCTGCACTTTTACCCCACGATTATTACAAAACAGACAAAAGATATCCTGTTTTGTACTTACAAGATGGCCAAAATTTATTCAACCCAATGTCTCAGTATGGAGATTGGGCAATCGATAAATCTTTAGCTAAACTAGCTGAACATGGAGAAGCAGATATTATTATTATTGCCATAAATCATGGAGAAAAAGAACGCATAAATGAATACTTACCTTATTATCATCCACGTTTTGGACAAGGAAAAGGCACATTTTACATTCAGTTTATGACAGAAAAATTAATTCCATACATCAACGAAAAATACAGAACACTTACCGATTTTGAAAACACAGGAATTGGAGGCAGTTCTATGGGTGGATTAATAAGTTTACATGCAGGTTTATCTAATCCAGGAACTTTTGGGAAATTGATGATTTTTTCACCAAGTTTATGGATTTCAAGAAAAATTTATAAAAGCACTAACAGTTTTGCTCCACTAGAAAAAGCTAAAATTTATTTATATTCTGGAGGAAAAGAAAGTGAAGAACATTTGCCAAACGCAATTGAACTTGGCAACATTATCAATCAAAAAATGGGGAAAGGTCATCAGATAGATTTCCATTTTTCTATTAATGATGAAGGAAATCACTCAGAAGTACATTGGCGCAAAGAATTCCCAAAAGCCATACAATGGCTTTTTTATAACAAATAA